In Sesamum indicum cultivar Zhongzhi No. 13 linkage group LG8, S_indicum_v1.0, whole genome shotgun sequence, the sequence CTGAGGCAGTGGACGCAATAGCCAAACACAGGAAGCAGCAGCTCCGGGTGATCATGAATGCTAGTAGGTTGGACATGGCAATGACGACAAGAATCAAGTAAATTGATCCCTGTACAATCCATATGTTGAACTCATGAAATCAAGCCATGGAAGAAGCTTGCAAGAACGTTATAAtgtaaatcaagaaagccAGGAGAAACTGAAGAATGATGAGTATTTACCTGAAGAAAACTAGACCCAAATCCAGCTCGTTGCATGTTCTTTCCAAATCTGTAACATGGACAACTACAATGCACGCCaatcaaattacaataaatcatCACACAAATTGAGAATACATCgaaaaaaaatgctttttttttttagctcAAATCTAACTCAACTCACAATTTGAGAATGTGTCTTAGCAGAATGACatgaatattgaattaaaatgtTGAGACTAAGCCAATGGGAAACAGAACTTAATAAGAGAGCAGAGAGTCAAGTTCTAACACATCAATAGAcccttttttctatttttaatcaaaGACAGAAGAAGAAACCATGATAAGCAGATAAAAACTAATACCAGGTGGATTGTATTGCTATCTTTCCATCATTCAAGCAGTCACGAACAAGCTCACCTTCCCACATTCTAAACACTCCCCCTCCATACTGAGTGTAATCAGatacaaattttttctccCCATTCAATTTGCCTAGTCCGCCTTTCTCTGCATGCATGGCGATCGTTGAGCGTAGAATGTCAAGATCCAACACCGTCACCTCATCCATCAACAACTTCTCCTCCTCGCCCCCTGCCTTCACTCTGCCTTCTTCCTTTCCCATGGCAGCCATCATTCATAAGGGGtagcctctctctctcttaacGACCACTTTTGCCAGTGTAGCCAAGCCCTTCAAACCTTTTATATGCAATTGCTAACGTGACATGTTTATTTGAGATTTTAAGAGAGAAGTGTATACAAAAACAGCACGAAAAGAATGggtcaaagtaatattttttggtcCGAGTTTTATGGCAGAAGTAGGACACTTGCGGGGGCTGCGGATGCTGCGGTCTAAGTGTGCCCGTGAATAAGGCTGGGGAGGAACTTTTATTACCACCCCTGtctttttaaagttttttttgtcTGTTTACAACACGAGCTAACAATCTACTCTATTTTTGGTGTTATCGTCCAAGAATATGCAATGTGCTTGCTACGTGACAACGATCGAGCAATTCGTGTAAAAGTCAAAGTAACTAACAACACTCATTCAGTGCATTCACAAGTGTCGCATAATCAAACAAGTCAAAATACCTATACTTTTGCATTACAACCAGTTATTACATTTTACAAACATCTGTCTTTGCCAATTATAGTTCTCCGCCCTGGAACCACAAAAGTTATTGAAAGTAGCTATTTTTCTTGAGGGGGAAACATGCACCCTATATACCGAATTTTCCTCCAATACTGTTGACTTTGATATGCGTACGCTGATGGACCACCTTACCGTAATTTACACACAACATAACTTAAGAAATAGGGAGGAAAACGTTGGAAATCGAGGGCTTTTCCAAAGACTACATTGATCTTGTAATTTAAGTGGCAGCTCAAGGGTCTGATTATAGAACTGAGAAGGTTTTGCATTCACCAATAATACAGTACaactaacatatatttatttattttatttttgtggatacatccaaacaagataaaacaacGAGAGGAAATCTCGATCCGAACCACGCAGAAAAGAACATGAATACAGTTGCAAATCCAACAGGATGTAATAGCATCTCAGGATCAAGTCTTTGCTGCAGGTCTTACAAGCCCGAGCCCTGAACCACTTCCTAAATGTTTGAAATCTGTTGCTTCAAGATGATCTCCATGTCCTGCAAAACCAGTGCCTCCCTTTGCCAAACTGACAAGATTCCTCTCTTTGCATTGCTTATCACATACTAAACAAACCTTATCAACCGCCATGAATTTATCAGCACACTTCTTGCAGAAGACGTGCCCACAGGAACTCAAGGCCACAAGTGAGAGCGTGTTTGTCAGTGTGACCTTGCAGCTAGGACAGATATATGTCTTATCAAGCAAACTCGATCTCTTCTGTTCACTAGTGTCTTCCGTAAAATAGATGGGAAAAAGAGTCTTTAGTCTTAGTTTTTCCTTCCCTTCTGGACAAATTGTGTCTGTTGAGGGGGCCTCTACCTTTTTAGGAGCTTCGGGTGTCGCAGAAGGCAGCCAAAATGCCTTCATGGTCCGGAGTGCTTCCTCTTCATATGAGGTGGTCTTTACACTATTTGCCCCGTGGAAACCATTCTTGTCTCTGTTATAGTTCTTATCGTTGTACTGTGGTACTGCCCCATGGTTCTGCTGATCAAATGCATCAAGCTCTCTAGCTTTTTGCAGCATTAGtctctcctcttcttcttctttttcttgcttcTGTTGAGCAGCATGGGCTGATAGCTTTCTGCAGGTAATATAAACCTCTCTCAGTACAACAGTTAGAATAAAAACAGATGTTCTGAAACCAAACCAAAAACATGAGTTGACTTGTTCAATCAATCCATTCATATAGCCGACAGCTTTGTGATGACAGCCAAAACTTGTTATTCCTACACAAGGCACATTAGGCCTTCAAAGAAGCATGTATAATAATGATTACATACAACCTAATGCCCATGAAATTGGCACCATAAAACTAGCAAAAAAGAATGGAGAACCCTATGAGGTTCAGTCTAGTTTCTGCAAGCAAGAAACTTAAAGAATGCATATCATATGAGAAGCAACACATATCACATAAGAAGTTTATTCATGCATAAAGTGGTCAAGGAATAGTGCAGAATTCAttgggaaaatattttttcataagcgATCGCCAGTCCTCATATCAGTACAGTATTTTCTTAAGACAATTCATCATTATAACACAAAGGGACTCCTAATCAGTGCATGATTGTCGCTATTATCAACCAAACCGACTCTCAATAATCGGAAACTACAAAGACCTGCGAGCACTACCAATTTCAACATAAAACTACTAAAAACActcataaacaaatataagtaTAACGAATTGACATAATAAACAAAGAGACGAACCTCTGAATATCTTTCTTTTGCGCTAAGAGACACTCAAGGATGCATTCTTTACAGAAAACATG encodes:
- the LOC105167947 gene encoding protein PLANT CADMIUM RESISTANCE 4; the encoded protein is MMAAMGKEEGRVKAGGEEEKLLMDEVTVLDLDILRSTIAMHAEKGGLGKLNGEKKFVSDYTQYGGGVFRMWEGELVRDCLNDGKIAIQSTCCPCYRFGKNMQRAGFGSSFLQGSIYLILVVIAMSNLLAFMITRSCCFLCLAIASTASGGIYVGYYRTQIRKKFKIQSGESFLDDCVFHLICPCCTLCQESRTLEMNNVQDGIWQGRGETVCTGSFYEDNKPSSLLIPPSVVSTKSPDSHSI
- the LOC105167948 gene encoding nitric oxide synthase-interacting protein-like, which gives rise to MPQRHSKNNNDLAFFTYDEKRKLGYGTQKERLGKDSIKPFDACCLCLKPFIEPMSCLKGHVFCKECILECLLAQKKDIQRKLSAHAAQQKQEKEEEEERLMLQKARELDAFDQQNHGAVPQYNDKNYNRDKNGFHGANSVKTTSYEEEALRTMKAFWLPSATPEAPKKVEAPSTDTICPEGKEKLRLKTLFPIYFTEDTSEQKRSSLLDKTYICPSCKVTLTNTLSLVALSSCGHVFCKKCADKFMAVDKVCLVCDKQCKERNLVSLAKGGTGFAGHGDHLEATDFKHLGSGSGLGLVRPAAKT